One genomic segment of Desulforamulus reducens MI-1 includes these proteins:
- a CDS encoding YtrH family sporulation protein, with protein sequence METFEHKVILIFFTALGIMLGSVLIGSLAAVLVREPSLGVMLKLSRDMKIWAIAAAIGGTFSTFEVFESGLFNGEVRAVIKQVFYIVSALAGTQAGYYLILALCGGQSK encoded by the coding sequence ATGGAGACCTTTGAACATAAAGTGATATTAATTTTTTTCACGGCGCTTGGTATTATGCTGGGGTCGGTACTAATTGGTTCTCTGGCAGCTGTTTTGGTGAGGGAGCCATCCCTGGGAGTTATGCTAAAGTTGTCCCGGGATATGAAAATATGGGCCATTGCGGCGGCCATTGGTGGGACCTTTTCTACCTTTGAAGTCTTTGAAAGCGGTCTCTTTAATGGTGAGGTACGGGCGGTCATAAAACAAGTTTTTTATATTGTTAGTGCCCTGGCGGGGACACAAGCTGGGTATTATCTGATTCTAGCCCTATGTGGGGGTCAATCCAAATGA
- a CDS encoding VanZ family protein, producing the protein MRIWKRILRVVLQLLPFAYMAFIWYLSSQSSNSVVDLGLYDSIIKESLHLVEFAILYGLLVLAMLSRGELSPQGNRRAIFVAVFYALLDELHQSFIPSRSASVFDLVKDFTGIATLWYVLKKTYYNQENSLIGKGLKAITKELPGDPAGQRGK; encoded by the coding sequence ATGCGAATTTGGAAACGTATTTTACGGGTTGTCCTACAGTTATTGCCCTTTGCTTATATGGCCTTTATTTGGTACCTATCCAGTCAGTCCAGTAATTCCGTAGTAGATTTGGGCCTTTATGACTCCATCATTAAGGAAAGCTTGCACCTGGTGGAGTTTGCCATATTATACGGGTTATTGGTGCTGGCCATGCTTTCAAGGGGTGAGTTAAGCCCGCAGGGAAATCGCCGGGCTATATTTGTGGCGGTGTTTTATGCCTTGCTGGATGAATTACATCAATCCTTTATTCCCTCCCGTTCGGCGTCAGTATTTGATTTGGTTAAGGATTTTACCGGCATTGCCACCCTTTGGTATGTTCTCAAGAAAACTTATTATAATCAGGAGAATTCCTTGATTGGAAAAGGCTTAAAGGCCATAACCAAGGAACTGCCAGGGGACCCTGCAGGACAAAGGGGCAAGTAG